A single window of Pogoniulus pusillus isolate bPogPus1 chromosome 11, bPogPus1.pri, whole genome shotgun sequence DNA harbors:
- the PDE6G gene encoding retinal rod rhodopsin-sensitive cGMP 3',5'-cyclic phosphodiesterase subunit gamma, with protein sequence MSLELPKPEIKSATRVTGGPATPRKGPPKFKQRQTRQFKSKPPKKGVQGFGDDIPGMEGLGTDITVICPWEAFSHLELHELAQYGII encoded by the exons ATGAGTCTGGAGCTTCCCAAGCCAGAGATCAAATCAGCCACGAGGGTGACAGGGGGACCTGCCACCCCCCGCAAAGGGCCACCCAAATTCAAGCAGAGGCAGACAAGGCAGTTCAAAAGCAAGCCCCCCAAGAAGGGGGTGCAGGG GTTTGGTGATGACATCCCAGGCATGGAGGGGCTGGGAACAG ACATCACCGTCATCTGTCCCTGGGAAGCCTTCAGCCACCTGGAGCTGCATGAGCTGGCCCAGTATGGCATCATCTAG
- the TSPAN10 gene encoding tetraspanin-10 has product MEWSRAWLSWTRGAPGGAENARLLPQASKLVELPCSSSDDDDDGFLARDMDFSTAEQDPRAWSPVPPKPGTFSQCVRYLAFFWNLLFLLLGLLALAVGVWGLLAKGSLQGERLAPLGSDPMLLFVLVGLGASTVSLAGCLGTLRSSPCLLRFFVGAVLAFAGMEVLGGLLLLAVRHRLRDALQDVLLLCLLRYHDEPDLRFLVDEVQQSLQCCGLGSYRDWEVNLYFNCSAPGVQACSVPASCCLDPWQNGTLVNTQCGFGALHLGDMAASTVVHLGGCVARLSAWLHSQAGGIATAAAILVLVEAASVLMALKVLGDIVPIRVQE; this is encoded by the exons ATGGAGTGGAGCCGAGCATGGCTCTCCTGGACCCGCGGGGCGCCCGGCGGTGCGGAGAACGCCCGGCTGCTGCCACAG GCATCGAAGCTAgtggagctgccctgctcctcctccgatgatgatgatgatggtttTCTGGCCAGGGACATGGACTTTTCCACAGCTGAGCAGGACCCCAGGGCATGGAGCCCTGTGCCCCCCAAGCCAGGGACCTTCAGCCAGTGTGTGCGGTACTTGGCCTTCTTCtggaacctcctcttcctcctgctgggctTGCTAGCCCTGGCTGTGGGGGTGTGGGGGCTGCTGGCCAAAGGCTCGCTGCAGGGGGAGCGCCTGGCCCCGCTGGGCTCCGACCCCATGCTGCTCTTCgtgctggtggggctgggggccagCACCGTCTCCCtggctggctgcctgggcaccctCCGCTCCAGCCCTTGCCTGCTGCGCTTCTTCGTGGGGGCTGTGCTCGCCTTCGCGGggatggaggtgctgggggggctgctgctgctggcagtgcggCACCGGCTGCGGGACGCCCTGCAGGAcgtcctgctcctctgcctcctgcgcTACCACGACGAGCCAGACCTACGCTTCCTGGTGGATGAGGTGCAacagagcctgcagtgctgtggtctCGGCTCTTACCGTGACTGGGAGGTCAACCT GTACTTCAACTGCAGTGCCCCGGGAGTGCAGGCGTGCAGCgtcccagcctcctgctgcctggatcCCTGGCAGAATGGCACCCTTGTCAATACCCAGTGTGGCTTTGgagccctgcacctgggtgaTATGGCAGCCAGCACTGTTGTACACCTGGGTGGCTGCGTGGCACGGCTCAGTGCCTGGCTCCACAGTCAGGCAGGTGGCATTGCAACTGCTGCGGCCATACTGGTGCTGGTTGAGGCTGCCAGTGTGCTCATGGCACTGAAGGTGCTTGGAGACATCGTGCCCATCAGGGTGCAGGAGTGA